A single genomic interval of Arachis duranensis cultivar V14167 chromosome 7, aradu.V14167.gnm2.J7QH, whole genome shotgun sequence harbors:
- the LOC107496045 gene encoding disease resistance protein RPM1 isoform X2, with translation MASVAVDSLIMKLARLLNEEVTLLRDVRTKVEGVRDELCLIQAYLKDADAKADTADTSSHAVKVWVNQLRRASFRIEDAVDFYIIKLAPHPSQRRGMLCKFCLVITSVVPRHRITSEIVNVTASIRKLYEDKQALGLSPSSEQNVAERIRYDLRMGSHFIRDDELVGVDYAKNLLIDWLIHGEARRTIISVVGEGGLGKTAIVRNLYNKHKEDFDCYAWITVSHSFKEEHLQTIMQTLYENDGKKYPVEGIREKEVDKCNLTQKLRDYLQGKSYMIVFDDVWEINFWECMEFALPADTNIRSRIIITTRDRGIAEFCQRSAPVHIHELKPLPADDALKLFLLKTFQFDHHGCPQDLNDLSQRFVKRCKGVPLAIVVISGLLSTKKKTVSEWQKVYDSLRSKFSTDPHLRSFYLVLLESYHDLPYHLRLCLLYFGLFPQDYSVKCSTLIRLWVAEGFVNENEMFGDQTLEEAAEDYLAELIRRSLVKVSNVFVNGKVKSCRVHDLMHDFIVRKCEELNFCQVVSKQQFGFHEWTRRISIQNIDKSAFIGNDQSFVRVRSCLSCGIEELSESVVKSLFSGFNLLVTLGLEDFPLDHLPEVVGNLLNLKYLSLRKTKIKTIPKSIGKLQKLQTLNLRDTQVLELPMEINKLVKLRHLLSYSFGSKEHWQHLLGFRLNGGIGGLTDLQSLAMVDTSTANGDGIIREMENMINMKKLGIVELSEVNGSSVCNAIKNMPNLCSLSIKAAENCGFLVLQAIVDPPANLQRLYLNGPLQRLPEWIPKLKHLIKLRLIGSRLAEDPLPKLEGLPELLELHLDHYCESEEVHFKCGWFEKLKELTLQRMNTLRTLKIDKGALPKLEVLRLGSCPQIIEGADAIQNLEALKNLYLIDMPIQFKDDIALNIPYNIDMPIQYSNDIALNNPKDIDMPRQFANDISTPLKENTTLDISPPLLPPPQLTPPRLPPRRGQLKVKVLQDLASAAIRSLSAA, from the exons ATGGCATCAGTTGCGGTGGACAGCTTGATTATGAAGCTGGCGCGGTTACTGAATGAGGAAGTGACGCTGCTGAGAGATGTGCGGACGAAAGTTGAAGGAGTGAGAGATGAGCTGTGTTTGATCCAAGCTTACTTGAAGGATGCTGATGCCAAGGCAGATACTGCTGACACCTCCTCCCACGCCGTCAAGGTTTGGGTCAACCAACTCAGACGTGCTTCCTTTCGCATCGAAGATGCCGTTGACTTTTACATCATCAAACTAGCACCTCACCCATCTCAAAG GCGTGGTATGCTGTGTAAGTTTTGTTTGGTGATAACAAGTGTGGTACCCAGGCACCGGATCACATCTGAGATTGTGAACGTGACAGCGTCCATACGGAAGCTCTACGAAGATAAGCAGGCTCTTGGGCTCAGTCCATCATCAGAACAAAATGTGGCTGAACGAATACGCTATGACCTTCGAATGGGTTCCCATTTTATTAGGGATGATGAACTTGTGGGAGTTGATTATGCCAAGAATTTGCTCATTGATTGGCTCATACATGGAGAAGCCAGGCGCACCATCATCTCCGTCGTAGGCGAAGGGGGACTCG GGAAAACAGCAATTGTTAGGAATCTCTACAACAAACATAAGGAGGATTTTGATTGTTATGCTTGGATAACTGTGTCTCATTCCTTCAAAGAGGAACATTTGCAGACTATAATGCAAACTTTGTATGAGAATGATGGTAAAAAGTATCCTGTGGAGGGAATCAGGGAAAAAGAGGTGGACAAGTGTAATTTGACACAAAAACTAAGAGACTACTTGCAAGGAAAGAGCTACATGATCGTGTTTGATGATGTGTGGGAAATAAACTTTTGGGAATGCATGGAATTTGCTTTACCTGCTGATACCAACATCAGAAGCAGGATCATCATCACAACAAGGGACAGAGGAATAGCTGAATTTTGTCAACGTTCTGCTCCGGTTCATATCCACGAACTAAAACCATTACCTGCTGATGATGCtttgaagctttttcttttgaagACATTTCAATTTGACCATCATGGTTGTCCTCAAGATCTGAATGATTTGTCTCAAAGATTTGTTAAGAGGTGCAAGGGAGTGCCACTTGCCATTGTAGTTATTTCGGGCCTCCTTTCAACTAAGAAGAAAACTGTATCTGAATGGCAAAAGGTATATGATAGCCTCCGCTCAAAATTCTCCACCGATCCTCATCTTAGAAGCTTCTATCTGGTCTTGCTAGAAAGTTATCATGATCTTCCTTACCATCTGAGGTTATGCCTTTTGTACTTTGGCCTTTTCCCCCAAGATTACTCCGTTAagtgttcaacacttattcgcCTATGGGTAGCAGAGGGCTTTGTGAATGAAAATGAGATGTTTGGAGATCAAACACTTGAGGAAGCAGCAGAAGACTACTTAGCTGAGCTCATTCGTAGAAGCTTGGTTAAAGTCTCCAATGTGTTTGTCAATGGCAAGGTTAAAAGTTGCAGGGTCCATGATTTGATGCATGACTTTATTGTCAGAAAGTGTGAGGAGTTAAACTTTTGCCAAGTGGTGAGCAAGCAACAGTTCGGATTTCATGAATGGACGAGGCGTATATCAATCCAGAATATTGACAAAAGTGCTTTTATTGGAAATGATCAAAGTTTTGTTCGGGTGCGATCCTGTCTTAGTTGTGGCATTGAAGAACTTTCAGAATCTGTGGTAAAATCTTTGTTCTCCGGTTTCAATCTCTTGGTGACATTAGGCCTTGAAGATTTTCCACTTGATCATCTTCCTGAAGTTGTAGGAAACTTATTGAATTTGAAGTATTTGAGCTTAAGGAAGACGAAAATCAAGACAATTCCCAAGTCCATTGGCAAGCTTCAAAAGCTACAAACTCTAAACCTTAGAGATACACAAGTACTAGAGCTACCTATGGAAAtcaataagcttgttaagctgCGACATCTTTTATCTTATTCCTTCGGTTCCAAAGAACATTGGCAACATTTATTAGGCTTCAGGTTGAATGGAGGGATTGGGGGTTTAACAGATTTGCAGAGTCTTGCGATGGTGGATACAAGTACAGCTAATGGGGATGGAATTATTCGAGAAATGGAGAATATGATCAATATGAAGAAGTTGGGCATTGTTGAGTTAAGTGAAGTCAATGGAAGTAGTGTTTGCAATGCCATAAAGAACATGCCCAATCTTTGCTCTCTATCCATCAAGGCAGCCGAAAACTGTGGATTTCTTGTGCTGCAAGCAATAGTTGATCCTCCTGCTAACCTGCAACGTCTTTACCTGAATGGGCCTCTGCAGAGATTGCCAGAATGGATTCCCAAGCTTAAGCATCTTATTAAGTTACGCTTGATAGGGTCAAGGCTAGCTGAAGATCCATTGCCTAAACTTGAAGGCCTGCCAGAATTGCTGGAACTCCATCTTGATCACTATTGTGAGAGTGAAGAG GTACATTTTAAATGCGGTTGGTTTGAGAAATTAAAGGAGTTAACCTTGCAGAGGATGAATACTCTGAGGACTTTAAAGATAGATAAAGGGGCACTGCCTAAGCTTGAAGTTTTGCGGCTGGGCTCATGCCCTCAAATAATAGAAGGGGCGGATGCTATTCAAAATTTGGAAGCTCTTAAGAATCTTTACCTCATTGACATGCCAATACAATTTAAAGATGATATTGCTCTTAATATTCCTTACAACATTGACATGCCAATACAATATTCAAATGATATTGCTCTTAATAATCCTAAAGACATTGACATGCCAAGACAATTTGCAAATGATATTTCTACCCcattaaaggaaaacacaacaCTGGATATTTCTCCACCTTTGCTCCCTCCCCCGCAACTTACTCCGCCGCGCCTTCCTCCCAGGAGGGGACAACTTAAAGTTAAGGTTTTACAAGATCTGGCATCCGCAGCTATCAGATCTCTTTCGGCTGCCTAA
- the LOC107496045 gene encoding disease resistance protein RPM1 isoform X1 — protein sequence MASVAVDSLIMKLARLLNEEVTLLRDVRTKVEGVRDELCLIQAYLKDADAKADTADTSSHAVKVWVNQLRRASFRIEDAVDFYIIKLAPHPSQRRGMLCKFCLVITSVVPRHRITSEIVNVTASIRKLYEDKQALGLSPSSEQNVAERIRYDLRMGSHFIRDDELVGVDYAKNLLIDWLIHGEARRTIISVVGEGGLGKTAIVRNLYNKHKEDFDCYAWITVSHSFKEEHLQTIMQTLYENDGKKYPVEGIREKEVDKCNLTQKLRDYLQGKSYMIVFDDVWEINFWECMEFALPADTNIRSRIIITTRDRGIAEFCQRSAPVHIHELKPLPADDALKLFLLKTFQFDHHGCPQDLNDLSQRFVKRCKGVPLAIVVISGLLSTKKKTVSEWQKVYDSLRSKFSTDPHLRSFYLVLLESYHDLPYHLRLCLLYFGLFPQDYSVKCSTLIRLWVAEGFVNENEMFGDQTLEEAAEDYLAELIRRSLVKVSNVFVNGKVKSCRVHDLMHDFIVRKCEELNFCQVVSKQQFGFHEWTRRISIQNIDKSAFIGNDQSFVRVRSCLSCGIEELSESVVKSLFSGFNLLVTLGLEDFPLDHLPEVVGNLLNLKYLSLRKTKIKTIPKSIGKLQKLQTLNLRDTQVLELPMEINKLVKLRHLLSYSFGSKEHWQHLLGFRLNGGIGGLTDLQSLAMVDTSTANGDGIIREMENMINMKKLGIVELSEVNGSSVCNAIKNMPNLCSLSIKAAENCGFLVLQAIVDPPANLQRLYLNGPLQRLPEWIPKLKHLIKLRLIGSRLAEDPLPKLEGLPELLELHLDHYCESEEVHFKCGWFEKLKELTLQRMNTLRTLKIDKGALPKLEVLRLGSCPQIIEGADAIQNLEALKNLYLIDMPIQFKDDIALNIPYNIDMPIQYSNDIALNNPKDIDMPRQFANDISTPLKENTTLDISPPLLPPPQLTPPRLPPRRGQLKVKVLQDLASAAIRSLSAA from the exons ATGGCATCAGTTGCGGTGGACAGCTTGATTATGAAGCTGGCGCGGTTACTGAATGAGGAAGTGACGCTGCTGAGAGATGTGCGGACGAAAGTTGAAGGAGTGAGAGATGAGCTGTGTTTGATCCAAGCTTACTTGAAGGATGCTGATGCCAAGGCAGATACTGCTGACACCTCCTCCCACGCCGTCAAGGTTTGGGTCAACCAACTCAGACGTGCTTCCTTTCGCATCGAAGATGCCGTTGACTTTTACATCATCAAACTAGCACCTCACCCATCTCAAAG GCGTGGTATGCTGTGTAAGTTTTGTTTGGTGATAACAAGTGTGGTACCCAGGCACCGGATCACATCTGAGATTGTGAACGTGACAGCGTCCATACGGAAGCTCTACGAAGATAAGCAGGCTCTTGGGCTCAGTCCATCATCAGAACAAAATGTGGCTGAACGAATACGCTATGACCTTCGAATGGGTTCCCATTTTATTAGGGATGATGAACTTGTGGGAGTTGATTATGCCAAGAATTTGCTCATTGATTGGCTCATACATGGAGAAGCCAGGCGCACCATCATCTCCGTCGTAGGCGAAGGGGGACTCG GGAAAACAGCAATTGTTAGGAATCTCTACAACAAACATAAGGAGGATTTTGATTGTTATGCTTGGATAACTGTGTCTCATTCCTTCAAAGAGGAACATTTGCAGACTATAATGCAAACTTTGTATGAGAATGATGGTAAAAAGTATCCTGTGGAGGGAATCAGGGAAAAAGAGGTGGACAAGTGTAATTTGACACAAAAACTAAGAGACTACTTGCAAGGAAAGAGCTACATGATCGTGTTTGATGATGTGTGGGAAATAAACTTTTGGGAATGCATGGAATTTGCTTTACCTGCTGATACCAACATCAGAAGCAGGATCATCATCACAACAAGGGACAGAGGAATAGCTGAATTTTGTCAACGTTCTGCTCCGGTTCATATCCACGAACTAAAACCATTACCTGCTGATGATGCtttgaagctttttcttttgaagACATTTCAATTTGACCATCATGGTTGTCCTCAAGATCTGAATGATTTGTCTCAAAGATTTGTTAAGAGGTGCAAGGGAGTGCCACTTGCCATTGTAGTTATTTCGGGCCTCCTTTCAACTAAGAAGAAAACTGTATCTGAATGGCAAAAGGTATATGATAGCCTCCGCTCAAAATTCTCCACCGATCCTCATCTTAGAAGCTTCTATCTGGTCTTGCTAGAAAGTTATCATGATCTTCCTTACCATCTGAGGTTATGCCTTTTGTACTTTGGCCTTTTCCCCCAAGATTACTCCGTTAagtgttcaacacttattcgcCTATGGGTAGCAGAGGGCTTTGTGAATGAAAATGAGATGTTTGGAGATCAAACACTTGAGGAAGCAGCAGAAGACTACTTAGCTGAGCTCATTCGTAGAAGCTTGGTTAAAGTCTCCAATGTGTTTGTCAATGGCAAGGTTAAAAGTTGCAGGGTCCATGATTTGATGCATGACTTTATTGTCAGAAAGTGTGAGGAGTTAAACTTTTGCCAAGTGGTGAGCAAGCAACAGTTCGGATTTCATGAATGGACGAGGCGTATATCAATCCAGAATATTGACAAAAGTGCTTTTATTGGAAATGATCAAAGTTTTGTTCGGGTGCGATCCTGTCTTAGTTGTGGCATTGAAGAACTTTCAGAATCTGTGGTAAAATCTTTGTTCTCCGGTTTCAATCTCTTGGTGACATTAGGCCTTGAAGATTTTCCACTTGATCATCTTCCTGAAGTTGTAGGAAACTTATTGAATTTGAAGTATTTGAGCTTAAGGAAGACGAAAATCAAGACAATTCCCAAGTCCATTGGCAAGCTTCAAAAGCTACAAACTCTAAACCTTAGAGATACACAAGTACTAGAGCTACCTATGGAAAtcaataagcttgttaagctgCGACATCTTTTATCTTATTCCTTCGGTTCCAAAGAACATTGGCAACATTTATTAGGCTTCAGGTTGAATGGAGGGATTGGGGGTTTAACAGATTTGCAGAGTCTTGCGATGGTGGATACAAGTACAGCTAATGGGGATGGAATTATTCGAGAAATGGAGAATATGATCAATATGAAGAAGTTGGGCATTGTTGAGTTAAGTGAAGTCAATGGAAGTAGTGTTTGCAATGCCATAAAGAACATGCCCAATCTTTGCTCTCTATCCATCAAGGCAGCCGAAAACTGTGGATTTCTTGTGCTGCAAGCAATAGTTGATCCTCCTGCTAACCTGCAACGTCTTTACCTGAATGGGCCTCTGCAGAGATTGCCAGAATGGATTCCCAAGCTTAAGCATCTTATTAAGTTACGCTTGATAGGGTCAAGGCTAGCTGAAGATCCATTGCCTAAACTTGAAGGCCTGCCAGAATTGCTGGAACTCCATCTTGATCACTATTGTGAGAGTGAAGAGGTACATTTTAAATGCGGCTGGTTTGAGAAATTAAAGGAGTTAAC CTTGCAGAGGATGAATACTCTGAGGACTTTAAAGATAGATAAAGGGGCACTGCCTAAGCTTGAAGTTTTGCGGCTGGGCTCATGCCCTCAAATAATAGAAGGGGCGGATGCTATTCAAAATTTGGAAGCTCTTAAGAATCTTTACCTCATTGACATGCCAATACAATTTAAAGATGATATTGCTCTTAATATTCCTTACAACATTGACATGCCAATACAATATTCAAATGATATTGCTCTTAATAATCCTAAAGACATTGACATGCCAAGACAATTTGCAAATGATATTTCTACCCcattaaaggaaaacacaacaCTGGATATTTCTCCACCTTTGCTCCCTCCCCCGCAACTTACTCCGCCGCGCCTTCCTCCCAGGAGGGGACAACTTAAAGTTAAGGTTTTACAAGATCTGGCATCCGCAGCTATCAGATCTCTTTCGGCTGCCTAA
- the LOC107496045 gene encoding disease resistance protein RPM1 isoform X5 — translation MASVAVDSLIMKLARLLNEEVTLLRDVRTKVEGVRDELCLIQAYLKDADAKADTADTSSHAVKVWVNQLRRASFRIEDAVDFYIIKLAPHPSQRRGMLCKFCLVITSVVPRHRITSEIVNVTASIRKLYEDKQALGLSPSSEQNVAERIRYDLRMGSHFIRDDELVGVDYAKNLLIDWLIHGEARRTIISVVGEGGLGKTAIVRNLYNKHKEDFDCYAWITVSHSFKEEHLQTIMQTLYENDGKKYPVEGIREKEVDKCNLTQKLRDYLQGKSYMIVFDDVWEINFWECMEFALPADTNIRSRIIITTRDRGIAEFCQRSAPVHIHELKPLPADDALKLFLLKTFQFDHHGCPQDLNDLSQRFVKRCKGVPLAIVVISGLLSTKKKTVSEWQKVYDSLRSKFSTDPHLRSFYLVLLESYHDLPYHLRLCLLYFGLFPQDYSVKCSTLIRLWVAEGFVNENEMFGDQTLEEAAEDYLAELIRRSLVKVSNVFVNGKVKSCRVHDLMHDFIVRKCEELNFCQVVSKQQFGFHEWTRRISIQNIDKSAFIGNDQSFVRVRSCLSCGIEELSESVVKSLFSGFNLLVTLGLEDFPLDHLPEVVGNLLNLKYLSLRKTKIKTIPKSIGKLQKLQTLNLRDTQVLELPMEINKLVKLRHLLSYSFGSKEHWQHLLGFRLNGGIGGLTDLQSLAMVDTSTANGDGIIREMENMINMKKLGIVELSEVNGSSVCNAIKNMPNLCSLSIKAAENCGFLVLQAIVDPPANLQRLYLNGPLQRLPEWIPKLKHLIKLRLIGSRLAEDPLPKLEGLPELLELHLDHYCESEEVHFKCGWFEKLKELTLQRMNTLMTLKIDKGALPKLEVLRLGSCPQIIEGADAIQNLEALKNLYLIDMPIQFSYDIALNNPYDIDMPRQFANDISTPLKENTTLYISPPLLPPPQLTPPRLPPRRGQLKVKVLQDLASAAIRSLSAA, via the exons ATGGCATCAGTTGCGGTGGACAGCTTGATTATGAAGCTGGCGCGGTTACTGAATGAGGAAGTGACGCTGCTGAGAGATGTGCGGACGAAAGTTGAAGGAGTGAGAGATGAGCTGTGTTTGATCCAAGCTTACTTGAAGGATGCTGATGCCAAGGCAGATACTGCTGACACCTCCTCCCACGCCGTCAAGGTTTGGGTCAACCAACTCAGACGTGCTTCCTTTCGCATCGAAGATGCCGTTGACTTTTACATCATCAAACTAGCACCTCACCCATCTCAAAG GCGTGGTATGCTGTGTAAGTTTTGTTTGGTGATAACAAGTGTGGTACCCAGGCACCGGATCACATCTGAGATTGTGAACGTGACAGCGTCCATACGGAAGCTCTACGAAGATAAGCAGGCTCTTGGGCTCAGTCCATCATCAGAACAAAATGTGGCTGAACGAATACGCTATGACCTTCGAATGGGTTCCCATTTTATTAGGGATGATGAACTTGTGGGAGTTGATTATGCCAAGAATTTGCTCATTGATTGGCTCATACATGGAGAAGCCAGGCGCACCATCATCTCCGTCGTAGGCGAAGGGGGACTCG GGAAAACAGCAATTGTTAGGAATCTCTACAACAAACATAAGGAGGATTTTGATTGTTATGCTTGGATAACTGTGTCTCATTCCTTCAAAGAGGAACATTTGCAGACTATAATGCAAACTTTGTATGAGAATGATGGTAAAAAGTATCCTGTGGAGGGAATCAGGGAAAAAGAGGTGGACAAGTGTAATTTGACACAAAAACTAAGAGACTACTTGCAAGGAAAGAGCTACATGATCGTGTTTGATGATGTGTGGGAAATAAACTTTTGGGAATGCATGGAATTTGCTTTACCTGCTGATACCAACATCAGAAGCAGGATCATCATCACAACAAGGGACAGAGGAATAGCTGAATTTTGTCAACGTTCTGCTCCGGTTCATATCCACGAACTAAAACCATTACCTGCTGATGATGCtttgaagctttttcttttgaagACATTTCAATTTGACCATCATGGTTGTCCTCAAGATCTGAATGATTTGTCTCAAAGATTTGTTAAGAGGTGCAAGGGAGTGCCACTTGCCATTGTAGTTATTTCGGGCCTCCTTTCAACTAAGAAGAAAACTGTATCTGAATGGCAAAAGGTATATGATAGCCTCCGCTCAAAATTCTCCACCGATCCTCATCTTAGAAGCTTCTATCTGGTCTTGCTAGAAAGTTATCATGATCTTCCTTACCATCTGAGGTTATGCCTTTTGTACTTTGGCCTTTTCCCCCAAGATTACTCCGTTAagtgttcaacacttattcgcCTATGGGTAGCAGAGGGCTTTGTGAATGAAAATGAGATGTTTGGAGATCAAACACTTGAGGAAGCAGCAGAAGACTACTTAGCTGAGCTCATTCGTAGAAGCTTGGTTAAAGTCTCCAATGTGTTTGTCAATGGCAAGGTTAAAAGTTGCAGGGTCCATGATTTGATGCATGACTTTATTGTCAGAAAGTGTGAGGAGTTAAACTTTTGCCAAGTGGTGAGCAAGCAACAGTTCGGATTTCATGAATGGACGAGGCGTATATCAATCCAGAATATTGACAAAAGTGCTTTTATTGGAAATGATCAAAGTTTTGTTCGGGTGCGATCCTGTCTTAGTTGTGGCATTGAAGAACTTTCAGAATCTGTGGTAAAATCTTTGTTCTCCGGTTTCAATCTCTTGGTGACATTAGGCCTTGAAGATTTTCCACTTGATCATCTTCCTGAAGTTGTAGGAAACTTATTGAATTTGAAGTATTTGAGCTTAAGGAAGACGAAAATCAAGACAATTCCCAAGTCCATTGGCAAGCTTCAAAAGCTACAAACTCTAAACCTTAGAGATACACAAGTACTAGAGCTACCTATGGAAAtcaataagcttgttaagctgCGACATCTTTTATCTTATTCCTTCGGTTCCAAAGAACATTGGCAACATTTATTAGGCTTCAGGTTGAATGGAGGGATTGGGGGTTTAACAGATTTGCAGAGTCTTGCGATGGTGGATACAAGTACAGCTAATGGGGATGGAATTATTCGAGAAATGGAGAATATGATCAATATGAAGAAGTTGGGCATTGTTGAGTTAAGTGAAGTCAATGGAAGTAGTGTTTGCAATGCCATAAAGAACATGCCCAATCTTTGCTCTCTATCCATCAAGGCAGCCGAAAACTGTGGATTTCTTGTGCTGCAAGCAATAGTTGATCCTCCTGCTAACCTGCAACGTCTTTACCTGAATGGGCCTCTGCAGAGATTGCCAGAATGGATTCCCAAGCTTAAGCATCTTATTAAGTTACGCTTGATAGGGTCAAGGCTAGCTGAAGATCCATTGCCTAAACTTGAAGGCCTGCCAGAATTGCTGGAACTCCATCTTGATCACTATTGTGAGAGTGAAGAGGTACATTTTAAATGCGGCTGGTTTGAGAAATTAAAGGAGTTAACCTTGCAGAGGATGAATACTCTGATGACTTTAAAGATAGATAAAGGGGCATTGCCTAAGCTTGAAGTCTTGCGGCTGGGCTCATGCCCTCAAATAATAGAAGGGGCGGATGCTATTCAAAATTTGGAAGCTCTTAAGAATCTTTACCTCATTGACATGCCAATACAATTTTCATATGATATTGCTCTTAATAATCCTTACGACATTGACATGCCAAGACAATTTGCAAATGATATTTCTACTCcattaaaggaaaacacaacaCTGTATATTTCTCCAC CTTTGCTCCCTCCCCCGCAACTTACTCCGCCGCGCCTTCCTCCCAGGAGGGGACAACTTAAAGTTAAGGTTTTACAAGATCTGGCATCCGCAGCTATCAGATCTCTTTCGGCTGCCTAA